A region of Huiozyma naganishii CBS 8797 chromosome 12, complete genome DNA encodes the following proteins:
- the TPA1 gene encoding oxidative DNA demethylase (similar to Saccharomyces cerevisiae TPA1 (YER049W); ancestral locus Anc_7.220), with amino-acid sequence MKRSNVGAAATSKKPSITDRKLFNDKVWDTQFTKDLQNTIADSKPFQWGCVQDLLEPTFLAKVKTEILQNIHFTLKETDIYKLNQTGDLANLSKLGSDELQSKLPHVWQLRQLIYSDEFRNFISTVTQCGPLSGVKTDLSCHIYDKHCHLLNHDDVVGSRRVSFILYLNDPHHQWKDHYGGNLRLFDTVTKDIPLSDPVAKLLPKFNQYAFFKVQPGYSFHDVEEVRINKKRLSIQGWFHIPQNGEVGYNKGEEEKWCKSICQIDEKKLKDYTFPKRAPATVQPLSDSLDLTEEDIRILGEFIAPHFLNKDKLESLRDQFLNNSYISVVDFLNDAKAGVLSKLIKDNELNVQMPTKQTEIAQPWDLARPPHQWQFLYLEEKNNTNASKFTHLDKELAGLSSFFKSLPFQKFVIKVTGLTPLTVSSLVRRFRPGFDYMLADKTELNKALENVMDCVLEGTLCLTPMDGWDTNSVGGYELYMTAENEEKNEWNDEDPTVVGRDGDSTLINKPASWNSFNLVLRDQDVLEFVKYVSWDAKCSRWDLKLKWDLLDDDDDDEE; translated from the coding sequence ATGAAGAGATCTAACGTCGGCGCAGCAGCTACCTCGAAAAAACCGTCTATTACCGACAGGAAGTTGTTCAATGACAAAGTCTGGGACACACAGTTCACGAAGGATCTGCAAAATACCATTGCGGACTCGAAACCTTTCCAATGGGGGTGCGTCCAGGATCTGTTGGAACCGACTTTCCTTGCTAAAGTGAAAACGGAGATTCTACAGAACATCCATTTCACATTGAAGGAAACGGATATCTACAAGTTGAACCAGACAGGTGACTTGGCGAACTTGTCGAAACTTGGGTCCGACGAGTTGCAATCCAAGTTGCCCCACGTGTGGCAATTGCGCCAACTGATTTACTCGGACGAGTTTAGAAACTTCATCTCAACAGTCACCCAGTGTGGCCCACTCTCTGGGGTCAAGACTGACCTGTCATGCCACATCTACGACAAACACTGCCACTTGCTGAACCACGACGACGTCGTCGGGTCCCGCCGCGTCTCCTTCATTTTGTACTTGAACGACCCGCACCACCAATGGAAGGATCACTACGGTGGGAACCTGCGCTTGTTCGACACAGTCACAAAGGATATCCCACTGTCGGACCCTGTCGCCAAATTGCTCCCCAAATTCAACCAGTACGCATTCTTTAAAGTTCAACCTGGGTACTCCTTCCACGACGTCGAGGAGGTCCGCATCAACAAGAAGCGACTGTCCATCCAGGGATGGTTCCATATCCCACAGAACGGGGAAGTAGGGTACAACAAGGGCGAGGAGGAGAAATGGTGTAAGAGCATCTGTCAGATCGATGAGAAGAAACTCAAGGACTACACTTTCCCCAAACGTGCCCCAGCAACAGTACAACCTCTGAGTGATTCGCTCGATTTGACGGAGGAGGATATTAGGATTCTAGGCGAGTTCATCGCGCCacatttcttgaacaaggaTAAATTGGAATCCCTGAGGGAccagttcttgaacaactcaTACATCTCAGTGGtggatttcttgaacgatGCCAAGGCCGGAGTGTTGTCCAAACTGATCAAGGATAACGAACTCAACGTCCAGATGCCCACGAAACAGACAGAGATCGCTCAACCGTGGGATCTGGCAAGACCACCACATCAATGGCAATTCCTGTACTtagaggagaagaacaacacGAACGCATCAAAATTCACCCATTTGGACAAAGAATTGGCTGGGttgtccagtttcttcaagagtCTGCCCTTCCAGAAATTCGTCATCAAAGTAACAGGGCTGACCCCATTGACGGTGTCGTCCCTGGTGAGAAGGTTTAGACCTGGGTTCGACTACATGCTGGCGGACAAGACCGAGCTGAACAAAGCGCTTGAAAACGTCATGGATTGCGTCCTGGAGGGTACACTGTGCTTGACACCTATGGATGGGTGGGACACGAACTCCGTTGGCGGCTACGAGCTGTACATGACCGCGGAaaatgaggagaagaacgaatGGAACGACGAGGACCCAACCGTCGTCGGCAGAGACGGCGACTCAACTTTGATCAACAAGCCAGCGTCATGGAACTCGTTCAACTTGGTCCTGAGAGACCAGGACGTCTTAGAGTTCGTGAAGTACGTGTCTTGGGATGCTAAGTGCAGCAGATGGGACTTGAAACTGAAATGGGATCTTCtagacgacgacgacgacgatgaaGAGTGA
- the RSM18 gene encoding mitochondrial 37S ribosomal protein bS18m RSM18 (similar to Saccharomyces cerevisiae RSM18 (YER050C); ancestral locus Anc_7.223), giving the protein MLLSVGKSQCFGSTLRCNARWLGTSFAFPPSRATRSGSDKERSGRIDLTSDLRKSARANSRNNPSKNVDPRLVKQFANESIYDPFDFSLERIRLDRKFRSTEKPLGPVNPMNLYSSPEMLVRYVSSSGKILHSDVTGLAHKDQKRLAKAIRRCQAIGLMSKTSNAYNK; this is encoded by the coding sequence ATGTTGTTGTCTGTGGGGAAAAGTCAGTGTTTTGGCAGTACTCTGCGATGCAATGCAAGGTGGTTAGGGACAAGCTTTGCTTTCCCCCCCTCACGAGCGACGCGGAGTGGCTCTGACAAGGAACGGTCCGGGAGGATCGATTTGACCTCTGACTTGAGAAAGAGTGCTCGTGCCAACTCACGGAATAATCCGAGTAAAAACGTCGATCCGAGGTTGGTGAAACAGTTTGCCAACGAGTCCATCTACGACCCGTTCGATTTCTCCCTGGAAAGAATCAGACTCGACAGGAAATTCAGGTCCACGGAGAAGCCTCTTGGCCCGGTCAACCCAATGAACTTGTATTCGTCGCCAGAGATGCTCGTCCGGTACGTCTCCTCGTCTGGGAAAATCTTGCATAGCGATGTCACTGGGCTTGCCCACAAGGATCAAAAACGGTTGGCGAAGGCGATACGGAGGTGCCAGGCCATCGGACTTATGTCGAAGACTTCAAATGCGTACAATAAATGA
- the HOM3 gene encoding aspartate kinase (similar to Saccharomyces cerevisiae HOM3 (YER052C); ancestral locus Anc_7.226), translated as MLDSGKYNWVVQKFGGTSVGKFPVQIVDEIVKLYSQGMSPAGNAAVVCSARSSSVKSEGTTSRLLNCADLAAAEKNFEHVIELVKEDHIANAENFIVNPVLQTKLVDDTRRELDLVKKYLDASKILGEVSSRTVDLVMSVGEKLSCLFMTALCNDRGIKAKYVDLSHIIPSDYNVAVLDTSFYTFLVRALRERLQPFIDADEKIVPVVTGFFGLVPMGLLNGVGRGYTDLCAALIAVALNADELQIWKEVDGIFTADPRKVPQARLLDSVTPEEASELTYYGSEVIHPFTMEQVIRAKIPIRIKNVQNPKGSGTVIYPDNIAKKGEETPPHPPEALSASFFEKKKRGATAITTKHDIIVLNIHSNKKTLSHGFLAQIFTILDNFKLVVDLISTSEVHVSMALPIPDADSMLSLRKAVDKLKSLGTVDVTKSMAIVSLVGKQMKQFIGIAGTMFTTLAEQGINIEMISQGANEINISCVIEEADSVKALQSIHSKLLDAEKSTAFEQAVNDRLEQIKRLDM; from the coding sequence ATGCTGGATTCCGGGAAGTACAACTGGGTGGTGCAAAAATTCGGCGGGACGTCCGTCGGGAAGTTCCCCGTGCAGATCGTCGACGAGATCGTGAAACTGTACTCGCAAGGTATGTCGCCCGCGGGGAACGCGGCCGTGGTGTGCTCCGCACGGTCGTCCTCGGTCAAGTCTGAGGGGACCACGTCGCGGCTGCTGAACTGTGCGGACCTTGCCGCTGCCGAGAAGAACTTCGAGCACGTCATCGAGCTCGTCAAGGAGGACCACATTGCGAACGCAGAGAACTTCATCGTGAACCCGGTGCTGCAGACGAAGCTCGTGGATGACACGCGGAGGGAACTCGACCTTGTCAAGAAGTACCTCGACGCATCAAAGATTCTAGGGGAGGTCAGCTCGAGAACTGTGGACCTTGTCATGTCTGTCGGGGAGAAGCTCAGCTGTCTGTTCATGACCGCGCTGTGCAACGACCGTGGGATCAAGGCCAAATACGTCGACCTTTCACATATCATCCCAAGCGATTACAACGTTGCTGTCCTGGACACATCCTTCTACACATTCCTTGTCCGTGCGCTGCGCGAGAGATTGCAGCCGTTCATCGATGCGGACGAGAAGATCGTCCCCGTCGTTACCGGGTTCTTCGGGTTGGTTCCCATGGGGTTGCTCAACGGTGTGGGCCGTGGGTACACGGACCTGTGTGCCGCTCTGATCGCAGTCGCTTTGAACGCGGATGAGTTGCAAATCTGGAAGGAGGTCGACGGTATTTTCACCGCAGACCCAAGAAAGGTTCCCCAGGCGCGTCTACTGGATTCAGTGACCCCAGAGGAGGCCTCCGAGTTGACGTACTACGGATCTGAGGTCATCCACCCATTCACCATGGAGCAAGTCATCAGGGCGAAGATCCCAATCAGAATCAAAAACGTACAGAACCCCAAGGGCAGCGGCACAGTCATCTACCCTGACAACATCGCCAAGAAGGGCGAGGAGACGCCGCCACACCCTCCTGAGGCCTTGTCCGCTTCGTTCTtcgaaaagaagaagagaggCGCCACGGCGATCACGACAAAACACGACATTATCGTCTTGAACATTCAttcaaacaagaaaacgTTGTCCCACGGGTTTTTGGCGCAAATATTCACCATCCTGGACAACTTCAAGCTCGTCGTGGACCTTATCTCCACCTCTGAAGTGCACGTCTCCATGGCACTACCGATCCCAGATGCAGACTCCATGCTCTCGCTGAGGAAAGCCGTTGACAAGCTGAAATCCTTGGGGACCGTCGACGTCACCAAGAGCATGGCCATTGTGTCCCTAGTCGGGAAACAAATGAAACAGTTTATTGGTATTGCGGGGACAATGTTCACCACGCTCGCGGAACAGGGCATCAACATCGAGATGATCTCCCAAGGTGCCAACGAGATCAACATCTCCTGTGTCATCGAGGAGGCCGACTCCGTCAAAGCCTTGCAGTCCATCCACTCCAAACTGCTCGACGCTGAGAAGTCCACAGCGTTTGAACAGGCGGTCAACGACCGTTTGGAACAGATTAAACGACTTGACATGTAA
- the KNAG0L01380 gene encoding uncharacterized protein (similar to Saccharomyces cerevisiae AGE2 (YIL044C); ancestral locus Anc_7.227), which translates to MDAKGVLDGLLRDPGNAKCADCKVQAHPRWASWSLGVFLCIGCAGVHRSLGTHISKVKSVDLDAWQSENLEVLVRNGSNVRANALLYETKLTEPWDLGDDDDLLKQFIKCKYELRKWCSDCTVLDQPQPTSKVETETAPPETAAETAAVITPQENPRRRSESYGSKSDRPSLVNLQSLKDKKQEHSPRSSNNKATGGSSHSFEGRYTIYTRTRNCQGRRDEVGIYIYIHALTLTT; encoded by the coding sequence ATGGATGCTAAGGGCGTGCTGGATGGGCTGCTGCGGGACCCTGGAAACGCTAAGTGTGCGGACTGCAAAGTGCAGGCGCACCCGCGGTGGGCCTCGTGGTCTCTTGGTGTGTTCCTGTGCATTGGGTGCGCAGGGGTGCACCGCTCGTTGGGGACGCACATCTCGAAGGTGAAGTCTGTGGATCTGGACGCCTGGCAGAGCGAGAACCTCGAGGTGCTCGTGCGCAACGGGAGCAACGTGCGTGCGAACGCGCTGCTGTACGAGACGAAACTGACGGAACCGTGGGACTTGggcgatgacgatgacctcttgaaacagttcaTCAAGTGCAAGTACGAGTTGCGGAAGTGGTGCAGTGATTGCACCGTGCTGGATCAGCCGCAGCCGACGTCCAAGGTAGAGACCGAGACAGCGCCGCCAGAGACTGCGGCCGAGACTGCCGCAGTAATAACCCCACAGGAGAACCCGAGGAGGCGCTCTGAATCCTACGGGAGCAAAAGCGACCGTCCGAGTCTCGTGAACTTGCAGTCTctcaaggacaagaagCAAGAGCATTCCCcccgcagcagcaacaacaaggcTACAGGGGGCAGCAGCCATTCGTTCGAAGGTCGATATACGATCTATACAAGAACGAGAAACTGCCAGGGTCGTCGAGATGAAGTTGgaatatacatatatatacatgcACTTACGCTAACTACTTAA
- the PIC2 gene encoding Cu/Pi carrier (similar to Saccharomyces cerevisiae PIC2 (YER053C); ancestral locus Anc_7.228), translating into MSSSQQKRHIDLYTKEFYTACTLGGVVACGPTHSSVTPLDLVKCRLQVSPGLYKSNIQGMRDILSKEGFAKLFTGVGATFIGYSLQGAGKYGGYEYFKHFYSQTLCGGDATRIHNNRTSLYLLASATAEFIADIMLCPFEAIKVKQQTTIPSFCNNVWEGLSKTYKAEGLMSFYKGIAPLWCRQIPYTMCKFTSFERIVEYIYSKLPKKKSEMNPLQQISVSFVGGYLAGILCAAVSHPADVMVSKINNERVMGQSMMDASRAIYKRIGFVGLWNGLPVRIVMIGTLTSFQWLIYDSFKAYVGLPTSG; encoded by the coding sequence ATGAGTAGTAGCCAGCAGAAAAGGCATATTGACTTATACACTAAGGAGTTTTACACGGCTTGTACGCTCGGCGGTGTGGTCGCCTGTGGGCCGACGCATTCTTCCGTGACACCGCTGGATCTCGTCAAATGTAGACTGCAAGTGTCTCCCGGGCTGTACAAGTCCAACATTCAGGGGATGCGCGACATCTTATCCAAGGAGGGGTTTGCCAAGCTGTTCACTGGTGTTGGCGCGACTTTCATCGGGTACTCGCTGCAGGGGGCCGGGAAGTACGGTGGGTACGAGTACTTCAAGCATTTCTACTCGCAGACGCTCTGCGGTGGGGATGCTACGCGGATTCACAACAACCGTACGTCGCTGTACTTGCTTGCCTCCGCGACAGCAGAGTTCATCGCGGACATCATGCTGTGCCCCTTTGAGGCCATCAAAGTCAAGCAGCAGACGACAATCCCATCATTCTGCAACAACGTCTGGGAGGGACTCTCCAAGACGTACAAGGCTGAAGGTTTGATGTCCTTCTACAAAGGTATTGCACCGCTGTGGTGCAGGCAGATCCCGTACACGATGTGTAAGTTCACCTCGTTTGAAAGGATCGTCGAGTACATCTACTCGAAGTTGcccaagaagaagtccGAGATGAACCCACTGCAGCAGATCTCGGTCAGTTTCGTAGGTGGGTACCTGGCCGGTATCCTGTGTGCAGCGGTCTCGCACCCGGCGGACGTGATGGTTTCCAAGATCAACAACGAGCGGGTCATGGGCCAGTCCATGATGGACGCCTCGCGCGCGATCTACAAGCGGATCGGGTTCGTCGGCCTGTGGAACGGGCTCCCCGTCAGAATCGTCATGATCGGTACACTCACCAGTTTCCAGTGGCTTATTTACGACTCCTTCAAGGCGTACGTCGGGCTTCCTACGAGTGGCTGA
- the GIP2 gene encoding Gip2p (similar to Saccharomyces cerevisiae GIP2 (YER054C) and PIG2 (YIL045W); ancestral locus Anc_7.230) produces MYVKVESKTPSREKENMELVNDHDAVLATQQGDRITLPKTRGGRPAQNPEANIVDGGDGDGGGGSGSGSAGAGRPRIITNGAHAGAINMGKLYSLNFLHKPQRVKQFNKDRIPDDLLQRNTDLNKQIASDLPPLSPKSTITVGSDAFNSLNYAMNNSSSESILGFPPPVYKKSGELVKSSLKGRSKSLPSTPAAKEVDDKEEQMMRKQRNKGHVLLRSKSVHFDQRAPVKYFLSDERPMNVYSKDEFEKLLRHKLNTKGPGTSVDDRLVGARLFDYGNMIRRQQQMDPPKRPSVPGSNSSTNLRKSKRFQKVIDQQKNVAREKGPGADANADASTSTSTSTSAEQGPVETDDRTRKVREALLKTKATPQMAEEWKQELNGKMRSNKVVGLYNKNFPILSNKNPKSLKLNIFANLSRNRNVFLQELALHVHQTNVVQPTFNGGEVISNTARYIIGKVMVRNIFYDKRVIVRYTWNNWVDTMEVECIWLSTGDGVLPGNNMDIFHFLIDDAQRIYNVGKLEFCIHYTTRNDYERCEFWDNNNGENYRVDVVMTGFNNPFGR; encoded by the coding sequence ATGTACGTTAAGGTCGAAAGCAAGACACCGTCAAGGGAAAAGGAGAATATGGAGCTGGTTAATGACCACGACGCAGTGTTGGCTACGCAGCAAGGTGATAGGATTACTCTGCCGAAGACACGCGGGGGGAGACCCGCCCAGAATCCAGAGGCTAATATTGTCGATGgtggtgacggtgacggcGGGGGTGGGAGTGGGAGTGGAAGTGCCGGTGCCGGTAGACCCCGGATTATCACGAACGGGGCCCATGCGGGAGCGATTAATATGGGGAAGCTGTACTCATTGAACTTTCTGCACAAGCCGCAGCGGGTGaaacagttcaacaaggACCGGATCCCGGACGACCTGCTGCAGCGGAACACGGACTTGAACAAGCAGATAGCTTCGGACTTACCCCCGCTCTCGCCCAAATCGACCATCACCGTGGGGAGCGATGCGTTCAACTCGCTGAATTACGCAATGAACAACTCGTCGAGCGAGAGCATCCTTGGGTTCCCTCCCCCTGTATATAAGAAGTCTGGAGAGCTGGTCAAGTCGTCGCTGAAGGGCCGGTCGAAGTCGCTACCGTCGACGCCCGCGGCCAAAGAGGTCGACGACAAGGAGGAGCAGATGATGCGCAAGCAGCGCAATAAGGGACATGTGCTTCTGCGGAGCAAGAGTGTGCATTTTGACCAGAGAGCTCCCGTGAAGTACTTCCTAAGCGATGAGCGGCCCATGAACGTGTATTCGAAGGACGAGTTCGAGAAGCTGTTGAGGCACAAGTTGAACACGAAGGGACCCGGGACCAGCGTCGACGACCGGCTGGTGGGTGCGCGTCTATTCGACTACGGGAATATGATCAGGAggcagcaacagatggACCCGCCCAAGAGGCCCTCCGTCCCgggcagcaacagcagcacgAATCTCAGGAAGAGCAAGCGGTTCCAGAAAGTGATAGACCAGCAGAAGAATGTAGCTAGGGAGAAGGGCCCCGGTGCCGATGCCAATGCCGATGCCAGTACCAGCACGAGCACGAGCACCAGTGCCGAGCAGGGACCCGTTGAGACAGACGACAGGACGAGGAAGGTCCGCGAAGCCCTTTTAAAAACGAAGGCTACGCCCCAGATGGCCGAAGAGTGGAAGCAGGAGCTGAATGGTAAGATGCGGAGCAACAAAGTCGTTGGACTgtacaacaagaacttCCCAATTCTAAGCAACAAGAACCCAAAGTCGCTGAAGTTGAACATCTTCGCAAACCTGTCCCGCAACAGGAACGTGTTCCTGCAAGAGCTGGCTCTCCACGTCCACCAGACAAACGTGGTCCAGCCCACTTTCAACGGCGGCGAAGTGATCAGCAACACGGCCCGGTACATCATCGGGAAGGTAATGGTGCGGAACATATTCTACGACAAGCGAGTCATCGTCAGGTACACGTGGAACAACTGGGTGGACACGATGGAGGTCGAGTGTATCTGGCTGAGCACGGGCGACGGCGTGCTCCCCGGGAACAACATGGACATATTCCACTTCCTCATCGACGACGCGCAGAGGATCTACAACGTCGGGAAACTAGAGTTCTGCATCCActacacaacaagaaacgaCTACGAAAGGTGCGAGTTTTgggacaacaacaacggcgAGAACTACCGCGTCGACGTGGTGATGACCGGGTTCAACAACCCGTTTGGCCGCTGA
- the HIS1 gene encoding ATP phosphoribosyltransferase (similar to Saccharomyces cerevisiae HIS1 (YER055C); ancestral locus Anc_7.232) encodes MDLVNHLEDRLLFAIPKKGRLYNKCVEILNGSDIKFHRSQRLDIALSTSLPIALIFLPAADIPMFVGEGKCDLGITGLDQVREADIDVDLPIDLQFGSCKLQVQVPANGPYTDPKQLVGKTIVSSFTNLASKYFADLEGVPESQMTTKVRYVGGSVEASCALGVADAIVDLVESGETMRAAGLTDIATVLDTSAHLIQSKNPKSDGELIETIKSRIEGVMTAQRYVFCTYNAPRTNLQQLLQVTPGRKAPTIQDIADEGWVAVSAMIERNKKGSIMDELKKNGATDILVFEISNCRV; translated from the coding sequence ATGGATTTAGTGAACCACTTGGAAGACAGACTGCTGTTTGCGATCCCGAAGAAGGGCAGACTGTACAACAAATGTGTTGAGATCTTGAACGGGTCCGATATTAAGTTCCACCGGTCACAGAGGCTGGACATTGCTCTCTCGACGAGTCTCCCCATTGCTCTGATTTTCCTACCTGCGGCAGACATCCCCATGTTTGTCGGTGAAGGTAAGTGTGACTTGGGGATCACTGGGCTGGACCAGGTCAGAGAGGCCGACATTGACGTCGACTTGCCCATTGACTTGCAATTTGGCTCGTGTAAGTTGCAAGTGCAGGTTCCCGCGAACGGGCCCTACACTGACCCGAAGCAATTGGTCGGGAAGACGATCGTGTCGAGTTTCACAAACTTGGCCTCCAAGTACTTCGCCGACCTCGAGGGCGTCCCCGAGTCTCAGATGACGACCAAAGTCAGGTACGTCGGTGGGTCCGTGGAGGCGAGCTGTGCGCTCGGTGTCGCCGATGCGATCGTGGATTTGGTGGAGTCCGGGGAGACGATGCGCGCCGCGGGGCTCACGGATATCGCGACCGTGTTGGACACGAGCGCGCACCTGATCCAGTCGAAGAACCCGAAGTCGGACGGAGAGTTGATTGAGACGATCAAGTCCAGAATAGAGGGTGTGATGACCGCGCAACGGTACGTGTTCTGCACGTACAACGCGCCGCGCACGAACTTGCAGCAACTGCTGCAGGTCACCCCGGGGAGAAAGGCCCCCACGATCCAGGACATCGCTGACGAGGGCTGGGTCGCCGTGTCTGCGATGATCgagaggaacaagaaggGCTCCATCATGGACgagctgaagaagaacggtGCCACGGACATCCTGGTCTTCGAGATATCCAACTGCCGGGTGTAA